The Arachis hypogaea cultivar Tifrunner chromosome 14, arahy.Tifrunner.gnm2.J5K5, whole genome shotgun sequence DNA window TTGCTAGAGTTGACAAAGATATTTGGCCAAGACATTTAAGACTGACTTTTTATCTGTTGGCCATATGGTAGAATATCCAACAATATCGATTCTGTTCATGGTGTGTGGGCTACTACTTTTGTTAGTAAAGTAACTTTTCTGTAGGATGATAAAATAACAGCATTTCTGTTTTTTCTGAGAAGGTTTGTCCTATAGTTGATGTTGGTCAATCATGTTGTATAACATTCCTCTCCATGCATCAAGTGGAGTATACATGGAGAATAATTGGACCAGATCAGATTGTGCCTGAGTGCTATTACATAAGATATGGTATATGGAGAAGATTGGGACTATGATGGCACATGTATATATAGAAGATAGAGCCCAGATGTACCATATTATTTCTTCTGGTATAGGCCCTTGGATTATTGGTATAGTGCAGAAAGGTGTGTCCATGCTGAAGTacattgggtttggatggatttgGGTTATGACAAGAAGCTAGTGTAATTAGTAAAACAGGGTTTGTCTGGCTGGGCTAGCTATTTGAAACTTTGTCTGGGGTCTTGTTTTGAGGAAAAAAGGTCCAATCTTTCTTCTGTATAGCCTTTTGTGGAGTGGATAATCAGGAAATAGAATGGTGTATGAAGAGTTGTGTGTATTCATTGTGCAGATGTAAAGGACTGGTTTTGGGATTGATTCTTTAGTAGGTCTAGAAAGAAAATCAGCAAGAGTGTTCTGATATCCCTTTATGTGTTTTACTTCAAATTTATAATTGGAGAACCGGTCTTTTCATCGCAAGAGCTGAGAGTctggaaaaatatttttcttgatctCCAGCATCGATGGAAAATAGGTGTTATCCATTTTCACAGTGAAATGATAGAAACTGAGGTGGAAATTGAATTTTTCTTTCCCACGCTTGACATCAAGGATTTCTTTGTAAGTGGCATGGTGGTATTTTTCTGATTCTTTGAACTGTCCGTTAGCATGCGCACAGTAATGTCTTGTCCCATCAGTTTCTTCAAGTAACACAGCTCTCTAGAATTAATCACTAGCATCTGTTTGTAGTATCTTTTTTCCTGTGCTAGGAATCTTTAAAGGAGGAGATCTTGTGCTATTTTCTTCAGATTTTTGACAGCTGTGGTCTGTTGAAGTCCCATGGTGGGGTTTTTTTTCAAGAGTTTTAATAACTGGCTGGTGTGTCTGGTCACATCTGGGATAAAGTCTCTGATGTAGTTTACAATTCCTAAGAATTGTTGAATCTGTTTGACAGTCATGTTTTCATCAGGAAAATAGATCAGTTCTTTAGCAATATGATTCCCTGGTGGAAAAAACTCGTCTTGAAAAATCATCCCAAAGAACTCAATTTTTGTTTGGGCAATAAAACTCTTTTTTGATGACATCATGATTCCCTGATCTTCTATTATTTGAGTGAATTGGGCTAGGAGTGTCTTATGGGCCTCATTGTTTTTTTAGAACAGTTGGATGTCATCAATGTAAATTAGTGTGGAATGTAAAATGGGCTCAAAGATCTTGATCATTGTTGTTTGGAAGAGAGATGGGGTCACTTTGAGTCTAAATGGCATTACTGTCTGCCGATATTGGGCTTCAGGAATATAGAAGACTGTCTTGTATCTATCTTCAAGATGGAGTCCAATTTGCCAAAATCCAGCTTTTAGATCAAACTTGCTAAAAATTTTTGCCTCACTTAGCCTTTGTGTGATAACTAGAATTCTTGGTAGAGGAAATTTATCGTCTTGCAAAAAGATATTGAGCAGCTTGTAATCAATAACAAGCATCTTTTTTCCTCTGTTTTGCTCAACTCTTTTCTCAACATAAAAAGCTTGATATGCCCAGTTAGAATTGGTTTGGTTCAAtgagtccttgaacaagaagtGCTGCATATTTAGCTCTTGTTAATTTGAGATCTTCAGGATTCATCCCGAAGTGTGTGGTCTTAGTTGGATTAATGTCCTCATCCCTTTTGAAAGAAAGGCGAATGTAGAAATCTGGAATTTTTCACAAGGGTGTAGAGTTGTTGAATTGATCATGATTGTTGCAACAGGCATTAAGGAATTGTTACTGGATCTCCTTATATTCTTCTGGagctttctggatctcaagaatgctttATATCCCTGTGTAAGGTAAAGACTGTCTTTTGTAACTCAACCCAGTAGACTTGATTTGTAGTCCATGGGTtcgataaaaaatatcaaatccaAAGACGACTTTTTTTGGAGATAACTTCCCAATACCGTGAGCCAAGTAGTCTAGCCtgcaaatattttaaattcaatggGCTTTCTGAAAATTAGATCAATGGTGAAGACTTCTTTATTAGCTATCGAAAACTTCTTATGGAAGGTGCCCACATTTCTACTGGTAAGACATGGGGTTTTAGAACGGTGGCACAGGATCTAGTATGTATAAGTGCAACAGCTTTCAGTGGTTTGTTATATTTAAAAGTCTTGATCTTTAAATAGAAATAGGATTGAAGGGTATTATCAATCTGCTTTATTCCTAAGAACCCAAGATATCCAAGTTcttctttcaaaatttttggtCCTTTAGAAATCTTTGTAGTAATGGAAGATATTGTAAAGACTGATCTTTCTGGTGAAAAATCATTTCTGGACCAGAGTCTTGGAAAACATATTGGGTATCACCATCTTTGTTTTCTTACTCTTCAAATATTGATCAAGATCTTCTTCATCTTTTATGGAGGCTGCATCCATTAAAGACTGAAGCATCTTTATTTCCTTCTTTGTCTTGCTGGGATATTATTTAGCAAAATGACATTGTTTTTCACAAATGAAGCATTTGTTTGGCTTCTTGCTATGGATGTTTTTCTTTTGAAATAGCAAAAAAGTATCTGCTTTCTTCTACCTTTTCTGAATATTTTGTGTTGAAATGTCTTGAATTGCTACTGCTAATGTGTTTTCTTTTTTGGCTTGTACTCACAAATGCTGTGTTCTTTACATTTGATCTTCAGATAGGATTTACTACATGCTCTTTTGAGTCTGCTTGAATTTTGAGTGAGCCTTTTGAACATTTGTTGTTGTTCACATATCTTATCCATGGCAGCTAAAGCCAGTTGGTATATTTCTCCGATGGTGGTGGTAGCCACTTCTTTACGAAGAGTCATCATCATCTACTGTAGTTCTGGCTGGAGTTCATCTGGCAAGGATGCCATGAAGACTTGTTTGAAGTGTGGATTATTATTTCCTCTAAGAGGATAATATTTAGCAGTCATCCTCTTGTAATGCTTTTCTAAGTCCTTCTTGTTGAGTAAGCAGCATTTATTTCAAAAAACTCTTGAAAGTTTCTTTTTTAGATGATTATGATATCTCCTAGGAACTCTTGGTGTAGTACTCCCAAACCTGAGGGGAAGTACTATTGATGAGTTGAAGTCTTTCATACTCAGAATGGTTGTTAACCCATTCACAGAGATTGCCATTTATTCGATTTATGAAGTCTGCAAGGACTTGTCTACTTGAAAGATTTTGATTAATCATGTTGGTCTCAATCCAATCACCAAATTCATTCAGCCTTTCTCTGTATCTTGAAGGTAGAATATCATCAAAGGTGAACcatttgttagaattttttacttCAGAAGATCCTGTTTGTGGAGTATTAACTGAAGTTGTTGGTTCATCTTTttcaaggattatttcttcctcttcttcttctactaaatTGACCATGGCTATTGCTGAAAGGTCAGCCACTTAGTCTTCTTCAGACCATTCAGCAGATCAGCTGAATCTTCAGTAATTTCTTCTGTAGATTCATCAGTGATTTCTCCAACATCTGATTGATCATTCAGAGTGAGAGCATTAATTGTCTAGCTTGGGACAAGTGATCCTTCTTCAATGCCTTTTTCTTTTGAAGGAGGATCAGTGGATGTACTTTTTCTCTGAAAAAATTTCTTGGCCTCCAAGGAGGGTGAGGTCTGGGTTGGAGAGGTAGTTGTGGCTGGATTTGGGACGAATAATGTCGTCTTTGGGAGGGACAGCttttttggtgttgacttgtctAGCTAAATGATAAGTGGATTTGAAGATGGATTCATAATTTAGAGTTTCAGGTGGTGAATATGTTGAAGGAAATAAGACAGGTGAATATGATGGATATGGTTTAGGATACATGGATAATAGAACTATGGCTAATGCCTGAGGCACAGTCGTTTTGTCTCTATCCATTTCAATTTGGCGAAGTTGGGCTTTAACTTGGGCCAATTCTCTATCTTTTTTTGTAAAACTCCGGGCCAAAATACTTATTCTCAATATAGGTTTGAGTTCTTAATCAAGCTGAAAAGCTTGTCTAGAAAGCTGGTCTCTGAGTTCAGCAATTTGTTCTGCTACAGAATCTATTTGCGTAGAAAGTCCCTCTGTTTTTTCTACAAGAGTATCAAGAGTGTGGTCTATACGGAGTAATACTTTATTTTGGCTGACTGCATTATCTGTATGCTAATTGAGGACTTTTTCTTGAGGGGTGGTTGCTTGATGTCCGTGTGGAGTAATTTTCTAAGGAACTACACAGGGTCTTCTAGTGATCTTCTTTTCATTAGTCTGTATCACTAGAGGTGGAAATTCTTTCTCATAAGGCTGAAGATTGCAATACACGGGATAGTTTTAACTGACTGATAAGAATAATTAGTGAGACCTTTTTGGGATAGTTTCTTCCTCTTGAACTTTGGGGCTATATCTACATCATCAGGGGGTTCAGGGCTTTTGCAAAAGTAAAGATCTTGTTGTGACTTTTTCTTGTTCCTCTGATGCCAGTCATAATCATCATCTATGTCACTCCATTGGTCAGCACAGTCACAATCAGAGTCACACATAGAGGGATCAACATCCCAGATGAAATGACCATTAATATGAGAAATATAGACAGGTCTTCCATTTTCATCAAAATGCACCGATGGATCATCTTGGTCTTGAGTAGTCACAGGAGAGTTTGTTTAACTATTCCTAGTTTCTGAAAAATAGTAGTCACCGTTCCATCACTATTGTGGGTAATAGTTGATGGAGCTGTAGTATTAACATCAATTTGTTCCTTGGGGAATGCTTTCTTATAATCAGTAATCCATTCcaataaaataatagaagaaagTTCTTCAGTGGTGATCATACTTAGAATGTTTACAATTACTGGTTCTCTGGCAGTGAACATGAATAATTCTTCTCCTATGGTGTTTGGAAGATTGAGATCAAGAACATGGTCTTGGACTCTGTAGAGGACTTGGTGGTGCAAAGTAGCCTGTTCAGCAGTGGAGTTTTGGGTTACTCCGACTAGCTGTATTTGAATCTTCAGTCTATGAGGTATCATTGGGTATGATAACCTCATGGTAAAATTAGGAGCTATAGTAAGGATAAAACTTCCATTTGAAAGTGTAGTGACCAACACTCCAATCAAGGCATGTTGGTAATCATTAAAAGTAGTATTCAAAAGAGCAACCTTGACTGTTACAGGAAGAGATCTTCTTCCATGAAGAGTTAGAATAAGCCTAACTACTCCTAGATGTAAATGGGTGTAGCCTTGGACTTGATAATTTTGGATGAGTTCTTGCAGAATTTTCAATGTTATATACTGTTGAGCAGTAGTGGCTTTCAAACCACGCTGTTGTAAATGAGAAGATTGGATGACTTCTTTTGGTGGAGAAAAATGGTTTCTGGTGATAAGATGGCGGATGGTGGCGAGGGTTGATTTCTTTTGTCTTTGATAGAAGGAGTAAGGGCTAATAAGTGGATATTCAATGGCTCGTGTCCGAGATTCTTTTGGGACATGGGTGATTTCTACTAATTGATCAATCTTATTGGCAAGGATTTTCTTTAGATTAGAGGGTAAGCGATCTACGCTTAGTGAAGTAGAATGATGTATAGGCTCAAAAGAGCTTAAAGATGATGAAATATCTATGTTTAGTGAGTTCTCTCTTACTTGCTTTGGCCAGTACTACCTTCTTTCTCCTAATAAACCTGAAGCTCTTATACCACAGGAGTGGATTTCCAGTACATTTtgtcttaaataaataaaaaaatatttttaaaaataaaataaaacaataataaatttcaATATTCATTTTCTAGAATATGAAAATCTAGTAGATTCACTTGATTTTGGGCGACAATAAAAtgaaggtttaattactttgttagtTCCTATAGTTttgccaaatttttaattaggttcttatactttttttcattccaattgagtctttgcaccaatttttttttaattgagttcctaaactttttttttctttttatatggttcctgcaccaatttttttttattttacttgggTCTCTATGCACTTAAATCAATTACTgtcaagagggacctaattgaaaaaaaaatttggtacaggaaccaaattaaaagaaaaaaaaatataggaacctaattgaaaattttgcaaaactattgggaataacaaagtaattaaacctaaaatgaATCCTACTCGATTAtgattttgctttttgtttttattattttacactatATATATAGTCAAATTTCTATAATTAATGAGACAAATTTTtagagtttaatttaatttaattatttttaaaattaataattaataacaatattatttaaaatacatatatgaaattataatttacaattaaataatacttaatttaaactaataaatacaattctaaattcaaatgttaaaatttaaagtttgatagttagttttaattaaatttatttaagtaaactttaaaaagttaaaatcttAAAACTACATTTGATTTAAACATAATtcgttaatataaaatatattttttccctTAAACAAAAAcacttttataaattataacagtttttgggaattttcataataaaatataaaaatattttcaaagaaaaaataattttcactttattttcaaggttttttttttttgggcgcATGGAGCAAGTTTGCTGTCCGCTCGACGAATCTCGTCACCTTCACAAGGTTTGTCGCCTCCATCAAACTTCATGTAATCAATGAAGTTCAGCATACCCTATAAGACTGtacatggatcggataatatctgCATATTTGCGGTAATTATCCGTATCcgatctgaattttgtaaataTTATCCGATTCGTAGAGCCATCGGATCGGATTCGACCCGCACTATGGTAGAATCGGATTGCGAATTTGGCAATGATATCCGCGGATCCGATCCGTAGATCTGCATATCTGCACGAtctcatataaatagcatagtttaagaaagtaaaTCCTAATGCGATATGAATTTagtgtgttgttttatgaattttataatatcttatttttaattttttatgttgtacttcaacttaaaataattaaacttagatcttgtgttattttttttttgttattcaaaaaaacttttattgataatattttaggagtaaataggcttaaacaggtgaaaaaataatttttttagacattttttataaaaataaccaaaCAAGACCTTAAaaccgttttttttttaattatgcggatatacccgaTATTTGATCTGATTCGATAAATGTAGTGTGGATCGGATAGAATTATAGGTtatatctgatccgatccgaaTCGTGTGCAGCCTTATACCCCTAGGCAAACTTTAAGTAAGGTTGCCCAAATATAAAAACTCTTGATCCcctcactttttatttttttagtttttactcttaactattctctcttattctctcttctctttcttttcatttAGAACTTTTTGTTTTTGCAATTTATCAActctaaataattttatttttctattccttttaaatttaattatttttgtttattttataattttaacatatttatttaatagatgttagttaataaaaaattttatttaaattattgtttCATTTAAACTAATTATAGTTTAGAGTAAAATTATGATGGCACAGACTTGTTCCAGACACAAAAAAAATTGGATcctcaaaaataaaatgaaaatattttttttttggaaataaagttttttttttttcatttgattatagaaaataaaaatcctagCTTTTTTTGCTTGGCATTGATTCCATTATTTATACTTCTCCTACAGGCATTATAGAGAAGATTTTTTGTCTGCATTTAAATCCGCCACAATGGTTGCAAGCGCTATTGGAAATACCATCGCTGAAATCACGAGGTTGAGCACGCTACGTGTTTTTGGCAAGAAGACGACAATCATCATTGACAATATCAAACGTCATTTGTTATCCATCAAAGAAATGGTAGAGCTGGAGCATGGTGATGCTGCTGCAACTACACCTGCTTGGCTAATGGATATCCCACTCGCAGATGTGGCCACCGATTTGTGGGATTTGTTGGAGAATCAAAAACAAAGTAACAAGTCTTCATCATTTCTCTCTATCGAAAAGCGATTACAACGTATTGTTGATGATTTAACAAAGCAGCCGCTGTTGAAGATTGACCGAAACATGAAGGACTGGGAGATGGAGATTCCTATTGGGTTCAAAGAAGATAAGGAAACTATCATAGAGAGGATGTTGGCTCTAACAAAAGCAAAAGGTGCTGTTGCGGTGGTTGGAATTTCAGGGATACGAGGGACAGGGAAGACAACTCTGGCTAAATTTGTctgtgatgatgatgagaaagtgaaaaaccatttTGATATGGTTTTTTGGATCGACAATATCCACGGCGAGTCTTACGCAGATTACGTGGTACAACAAATGGTTCATCAGTTggcaacaaagaagaagaaagttgAAAACAATGGGTCAATTGAAAATGTTAATCTTCAAGAATCCATAGGTGGAAACAAGTTTCTTCTTGTGCTAGATGATCTGCACAGCGAGAACCGTGATGAATGGTTGAAGTTGAAGGAGAAACTGAAAGAGGCAGCTAGTTCATCAAGTGCTGCAGTTCTTGTAACGACGCAAAACCATCTTTTAAGCAATGCTATTGACGAAGATTATACAACACCAAAGCTGAGTGAAGAAGATTCGTGGACTCTATTTAAGCAAGTTGTAAGAGAAGATCCAAgtgaaacaaaaattaaaattgccCAGAAAAAGATGTTAAGCAAGTGCGGAGGAGTCCCTCTGGCGATACTAACAATGGCAAGACTGTGGAAGTCTCGCGGAGACATTACCGAGGATTCAGAAACAGGGGATTTGGAAGAGCTATTTATGCAGGAGATGCAGTTGATATATTACAACGAGCTCCCCTCTTGGCATCTAAAGCAATGTTTTGCTTATTTATCATTCATATTCCCCTGGGAATACTCGAGTGTTGAGGAAAATGAACTAACTAGGCTTTGGATGGCTGAAGGGTTTCTAGGGGCTGTTCATGTGAATTCAaattcttcctcatcttcttgcTCTCCTCAACCACAACCGGAAGATCTGGCGCATAACTGCATACAAGAACTCGGCCGCAGGTCAATCCTCAGGGTCTACACAGACAAAAGAGACAACATGACAGAGTGCTATTTGGATAACGAGCTAATGTCGGGATTGTCAAGATTTGTGGCTGGTAAAGACTGCTTTTGCATGGACGACGGAAACGCGGATGTCAAAGAAACAATCCCAAGAGTGGCATTAACCAGTAAAAACTTTTATGTTTCAAATGGGACTCTTTCATCCCTCATTGAAAATAACAAAAGTTTGCGTACCCTTCTATGGGATGGGCAGCTTTCGAAATTTCCAAACGGCGTAAACTTAAGATTTTCTGCATGTGATGCAATATTTTGTGCATTTAAGAGCCTGCGTGTGTTGAAACTAAGAGATTTGGGAATTAAGATTTTACCCGTTTCAATCGGGGAGCTGAAGAGTATAAAATACCTCGATCTTTCTCGCAATAACATGAAGACACTTCCCAGTTCCATTGGTAAGTTGAAGCTTTTGCAAACCTTAAAATTGTCCCATTGTCTGCAGCTGAGAGAGTTGCCAAATGAGGTGAAGTACTTGGTGAGTCTTAGGCATCTTGAAATAGATGAATGCCTGCACCTTACACATCTGCCAGCAACTTTGAAGAAGCTCACAAAGCTTGAGACTTTATCGAATTTTGTGGTTAGCACTCTCAACAACCACAAGCACATTCTAGGCTTCAAGGAACTTGTTAATCTGAATAACTTGAGTGGACAGTTGGAGATTTCACATTTGGAGCGATTGAAGTTTGTGGATGGAAATCATGATGCTGCTGCTGCttatttgaaagagaaacaacATCTCAAGCGTCTCATTCTGAATTGGAatcatgacaacgaccatgaggATAACAAAAAGCACGATGAAAGATCATTGGAACAACTGGAGCCACATCCAAACCTACAGCAGCTACACATAGTAGGATACAGCGGTGTCAAGTATTCATCTTGGCTCTCGTCTCTGAACAATCTCGTTGGCTTAAGTTTGAACAACTGCTCCAAGTGTGAATCTCTTCCGTTGGAGCAATTCCCGAAACTGAAATATCTCCATCTTCGAAGACTGGACTCTTTGAAATATGTAATAGATCAAGATGACCGTTGCAGTTGGCTGCAATCGGAACATCTGCAATACCTGTCAATAACTGATTGCCCAAATCTCATGAGTTGGTGGAAAGGGAATACTCACAACAAAGCATTATTGTTTGGCGCTATAAAAGAAATGGAAATCAGGTACTGTCCCAAACTGAATTCATTGCCCCTGTTTCCTAATCTTGAAGATAGTCTGGAGTTAGAGGGCTCCAGTGTGAAACCATTATTAGACACCATAAACTATTCAGGCCCTAACAATAGTGGGATGGCATCAAATTCAAGTTCTGATTGGTCCCTATCCAGAGTGACACATTTGAGAATTAAAAATGTGGAGCAACATTCTCTTCTACCGGAAGACTGGCTTAGAAACTTCGTCTCTCTCAAATACATTCGCATTAGTGAAAGAATGTCACTAATAAAAGGCTTCAAACATCTACATTCACTTTCAACCATGATTATTGAAAATTGTACACTAGTTGATTTATCAAGGGACGAATGGGAGGGTCTGCAGAGCCTTGACGATCTAGTACTATACCAATTAGCTAAGCTGGAGTCTCTTCCAAAAGGAATCAAACATCTTACATCTTTGACTTATCTTCATATTGATAGTTGTCCGGAGTTAAAAACATTGACAGAGGAAATAGGACATCTCAAATCCCTTAAAATACTTTGCATTATAGACTGTCACAAGTTAGCTTCGCTTCCCAAGGGAATGATCAACCTCAAATCACTAAATTGGTTATTGATTAGGAGCTGCCCATTGTTGTTGCCAAGGTGTCAACAGGGAACCGGTGATGATTGGCCAAAAATTAAGCACATCAAAGATATCCAGTTGGTCGGTGCCTCTGAAGCCTATGACCAATGACATCAATCAAGTCCAAATTGGTTTGGCTCAATCCCTTGAGCTTTGGGTAAGTCATTGCATGCATTATCCAAAAAAGGCACAAACAGATGCTAatttgtaattttctttcttcttttaaacTCTATTATGTGTTACTATTTTATCTTGCTGAGCTCTAATTTGTTCTAGCTATACTCATTAGATCTAAACCTTCATTCTGATCAGGAATCCAGCTATTGGTAGGAATCAGATATGTAAGAAAGTGTTTTGGTGTCCAAGTACGGTTTTCTTGTACTTATATTACAGGTAAAATATAAGAGGGAGAAGAACCGCCTGTTTATCATCCACATTAATTTAGAGATACATTTTTTGGGTTTTAATTAGATAAGTAGAAAACATTATCATGTTGGTTCTATTTCATTTTAAATTACTCAGGTGAATTGAATGTTTAAATTTGCATAAATTTAGTCggcttactctttttttttttttttttaatttgcagtTCTTCAACTATATAAAAT harbors:
- the LOC112743127 gene encoding disease resistance protein RGA2, which gives rise to MVASAIGNTIAEITRLSTLRVFGKKTTIIIDNIKRHLLSIKEMVELEHGDAAATTPAWLMDIPLADVATDLWDLLENQKQSNKSSSFLSIEKRLQRIVDDLTKQPLLKIDRNMKDWEMEIPIGFKEDKETIIERMLALTKAKGAVAVVGISGIRGTGKTTLAKFVCDDDEKVKNHFDMVFWIDNIHGESYADYVVQQMVHQLATKKKKVENNGSIENVNLQESIGGNKFLLVLDDLHSENRDEWLKLKEKLKEAASSSSAAVLVTTQNHLLSNAIDEDYTTPKLSEEDSWTLFKQVVREDPSETKIKIAQKKMLSKCGGVPLAILTMARLWKSRGDITEDSETGDLEELFMQEMQLIYYNELPSWHLKQCFAYLSFIFPWEYSSVEENELTRLWMAEGFLGAVHVNSNSSSSSCSPQPQPEDLAHNCIQELGRRSILRVYTDKRDNMTECYLDNELMSGLSRFVAGKDCFCMDDGNADVKETIPRVALTSKNFYVSNGTLSSLIENNKSLRTLLWDGQLSKFPNGVNLRFSACDAIFCAFKSLRVLKLRDLGIKILPVSIGELKSIKYLDLSRNNMKTLPSSIGKLKLLQTLKLSHCLQLRELPNEVKYLVSLRHLEIDECLHLTHLPATLKKLTKLETLSNFVVSTLNNHKHILGFKELVNLNNLSGQLEISHLERLKFVDGNHDAAAAYLKEKQHLKRLILNWNHDNDHEDNKKHDERSLEQLEPHPNLQQLHIVGYSGVKYSSWLSSLNNLVGLSLNNCSKCESLPLEQFPKLKYLHLRRLDSLKYVIDQDDRCSWLQSEHLQYLSITDCPNLMSWWKGNTHNKALLFGAIKEMEIRYCPKLNSLPLFPNLEDSLELEGSSVKPLLDTINYSGPNNSGMASNSSSDWSLSRVTHLRIKNVEQHSLLPEDWLRNFVSLKYIRISERMSLIKGFKHLHSLSTMIIENCTLVDLSRDEWEGLQSLDDLVLYQLAKLESLPKGIKHLTSLTYLHIDSCPELKTLTEEIGHLKSLKILCIIDCHKLASLPKGMINLKSLNWLLIRSCPLLLPRCQQGTGDDWPKIKHIKDIQLVGASEAYDQ